In the Leptotrichia sp. oral taxon 847 genome, one interval contains:
- a CDS encoding glycosyltransferase family 2 protein, translating into MMEISFVVPIFNEEENILLLVEKLELAVKGKYSEYEFILVDDGSTDKSKEILEKLSKDKKYLKPIFFKKNCGQSAALSAGFKYCSGDIVVSMDGDLQTNPKDISLLIPYLKEYDMVNGMRATRQDGFYRKLASLVGNSFRNFITKDNIRDTGCPLKVFKKEVVKSFYLYKGMHRFLPTLAKINRFSVIEIAVPHYDRIYGKSKYTTFNRLFVGFEDVFAVRWMKKRRIDYEIADKKNY; encoded by the coding sequence ATTATGGAAATATCATTTGTTGTACCGATTTTTAATGAAGAGGAGAATATACTTCTTTTAGTGGAAAAACTGGAATTGGCGGTAAAAGGGAAATATAGTGAATATGAATTTATTTTAGTTGACGACGGGAGTACCGATAAATCAAAGGAGATTCTTGAAAAATTGTCAAAAGATAAAAAATATTTAAAACCTATTTTTTTTAAGAAAAACTGTGGACAAAGTGCGGCACTTTCGGCAGGATTTAAGTATTGCAGCGGAGATATTGTCGTGTCAATGGATGGAGATTTGCAGACAAATCCAAAAGATATTTCTCTTCTTATCCCATATTTAAAGGAATATGATATGGTAAACGGAATGCGTGCGACAAGACAAGACGGCTTTTACAGAAAACTGGCTTCATTAGTTGGAAATTCATTTAGAAATTTTATTACAAAAGACAATATTCGCGATACAGGTTGTCCTTTAAAAGTATTTAAAAAAGAAGTTGTTAAATCTTTTTACCTGTATAAAGGAATGCACAGATTTTTACCCACACTTGCAAAAATAAATAGATTTTCTGTGATTGAAATAGCAGTACCGCATTACGACCGTATTTATGGAAAATCGAAATATACGACTTTTAATAGACTATTTGTCGGATTTGAAGATGTTTTTGCCGTGAGATGGATGAAAAAAAGGAGAATAGACTATGAAATTGCCGACAAAAAAAATTACTAA
- a CDS encoding ArnT family glycosyltransferase, producing MKLPTKKITKFNFYKGFKLKRRKLKFKFEYFIPIVLILVTLPLFNRMFTQRNELKYLYIAQDIIKNKNPFVYYLSGKLYTDKPPLFFWIIIFSKFIFRNYYTYGIVIFNIFIESFLLIKLYRFLKIKFDENIAIMSIFITFTGILQYISVIVVRMDIYLSCFIALSFLNFFECYEKNDYQKNWITFVYIGFAFLFKGIVGLLTPLLVIILFKFTASKKYSLKEVGFYKGLSIILAFVLFWIIPAYISLGNIFINELFSKQLFGRAVKAFAHKRPFYYYLYTLPMTVFPWTVYSVYVMYKSIISWIKEKNTSDFEKFLLIWIFSTLFYLSVSSSKLVIYLLPIVTPIGILTAINYKKIPFETKNILFS from the coding sequence ATGAAATTGCCGACAAAAAAAATTACTAAATTCAATTTTTACAAAGGTTTTAAGTTAAAAAGAAGAAAACTAAAATTTAAATTTGAATATTTTATCCCAATTGTGCTAATTCTCGTAACATTACCACTTTTTAATCGAATGTTTACTCAGAGAAATGAATTAAAATATTTGTATATTGCTCAAGATATAATAAAAAATAAAAATCCATTTGTGTATTATTTATCTGGAAAACTTTATACGGATAAACCGCCGTTATTCTTTTGGATAATTATCTTTTCAAAATTTATTTTTAGAAATTATTATACTTACGGAATTGTTATTTTTAACATATTTATTGAAAGTTTTTTACTCATAAAATTATATAGATTTTTAAAAATAAAATTTGACGAGAATATTGCTATAATGTCAATATTTATAACATTTACAGGAATTCTTCAATATATTTCTGTAATCGTAGTTAGAATGGACATTTATCTTAGCTGTTTCATAGCTTTATCGTTTTTAAATTTTTTTGAATGTTATGAAAAAAATGATTATCAAAAAAATTGGATAACTTTTGTCTACATCGGATTTGCCTTTTTATTTAAAGGAATTGTAGGACTTTTGACTCCATTATTAGTGATAATTCTTTTCAAATTTACAGCTTCAAAAAAATATTCTTTAAAAGAGGTAGGATTTTACAAAGGATTATCAATAATTCTAGCATTTGTCCTATTTTGGATAATTCCAGCCTACATAAGTTTAGGAAATATTTTCATTAATGAATTATTTTCTAAACAACTTTTTGGAAGAGCAGTGAAAGCTTTTGCCCATAAAAGACCGTTTTATTATTATTTATATACTTTACCAATGACAGTATTTCCGTGGACTGTGTATTCGGTGTATGTGATGTATAAATCCATCATTTCTTGGATTAAAGAAAAAAATACGAGCGATTTTGAAAAATTTCTATTAATATGGATTTTTTCAACATTATTTTATTTGTCAGTTTCAAGTAGTAAACTTGTCATTTACTTACTTCCAATTGTAACTCCAATTGGAATTTTGACGGCTATAAATTATAAAAAAATCCCTTTTGAAACAAAAAATATTCTTTTTTCATAA
- a CDS encoding lipid-A-disaccharide synthase N-terminal domain-containing protein, which yields MEKIFIILGLAGQLMFSARFLVQWIASEKRKKSVVPISFWFLSLFGSFLLLIYAIYRKDIVFTLGQLFGFIVYIRNLLIIKNTEKIEKNIKKGKLK from the coding sequence ATGGAAAAAATATTTATAATTTTAGGATTAGCAGGACAACTGATGTTTTCTGCAAGATTTTTAGTTCAATGGATTGCGAGCGAAAAAAGAAAAAAAAGCGTTGTTCCAATTTCATTTTGGTTTTTAAGCCTTTTTGGAAGTTTTCTTTTATTAATTTATGCAATTTACAGAAAAGATATTGTCTTTACTTTGGGACAATTATTTGGATTTATCGTTTATATAAGAAATTTACTTATTATTAAAAATACAGAAAAAATAGAAAAAAATATAAAGAAAGGAAAATTGAAATAA
- a CDS encoding GDP-mannose 4,6-dehydratase has protein sequence MKTYLITGGAGFIGSHLVKKLLSENFKVIVVDNFDDFYDYKIKISNLCEATNTSFQIKYDKKEKNLKEFVNFINNADKNMILLNKDIRNFDDLKEVFKSYKFDGIVHLAAKAGVRPSFEKPLDYEETNIKGTLNLLELCKKFKINNFVCASSSSVYGDTPKFPFSENDDIKKTLSPYALTKKTCEEMAYLYYKNYSIKVVMLRFFTVYGPGQRPDLAIHKFAKKLKYNEKISIYGDGKTGRDYTYIDDIIAGIIASINFINQKNECYEIFNLGNNRVITLMEMVKTMEKISGYKADLEFCDFQKGDMPMTYADISKAKKLLDYSPKTDFEDGIEKFFEWFEKKESGEI, from the coding sequence ATGAAAACTTATTTAATCACAGGTGGAGCGGGATTTATCGGATCCCATCTTGTAAAAAAATTATTATCAGAAAATTTTAAAGTAATTGTAGTAGATAATTTTGACGATTTTTATGATTACAAAATCAAAATTTCCAATTTGTGTGAAGCAACAAATACTTCTTTTCAAATAAAATATGACAAAAAAGAAAAAAATCTAAAAGAATTTGTCAACTTTATAAATAATGCAGATAAAAATATGATTTTATTAAACAAAGACATCAGAAATTTCGATGATTTGAAAGAAGTTTTTAAAAGCTATAAATTTGACGGAATCGTGCATTTAGCAGCAAAAGCTGGAGTGCGACCATCTTTTGAAAAACCATTGGATTACGAAGAAACAAATATAAAAGGAACTTTAAATTTATTGGAATTATGTAAAAAATTTAAAATTAACAATTTTGTCTGTGCTTCTTCATCTTCAGTTTACGGAGATACACCAAAATTTCCTTTTTCAGAAAACGATGACATAAAAAAAACTTTATCGCCTTATGCTCTAACTAAAAAAACTTGCGAAGAAATGGCGTATCTATATTACAAAAATTACAGTATAAAAGTCGTAATGCTCAGATTTTTTACAGTTTATGGACCAGGACAGCGGCCAGATTTAGCTATTCATAAATTTGCAAAAAAACTGAAATACAATGAAAAAATATCAATTTATGGAGATGGCAAGACAGGACGGGACTATACTTATATTGATGATATAATCGCAGGAATCATAGCTTCAATAAACTTTATAAACCAAAAAAATGAATGTTACGAAATCTTTAATCTCGGAAACAACAGAGTGATAACTCTTATGGAAATGGTAAAAACAATGGAAAAAATTTCAGGCTACAAAGCTGATTTAGAATTTTGCGACTTTCAAAAAGGAGATATGCCGATGACATACGCTGATATTTCCAAAGCCAAAAAACTTCTTGATTATAGTCCAAAAACAGATTTTGAAGATGGAATAGAAAAATTTTTTGAATGGTTTGAGAAAAAAGAAAGTGGTGAAATTTAA
- a CDS encoding phosphatase PAP2 family protein: MNILQNFDLLVIEALYHIHEPILDKIMIFFTDLGNTIWVVITIWLLINKKTRKTGLKAAAALIIFLLIVNVGLKPFFHRTRPFKYLKDIVLLIPEPSSFSFPSAHTASAFTMVYIFYKDIKKYFPGVLILAILISLSRLYLSVHFPTDVMAGIGIGLFSGFLGNSLINNFEFKGEKQ; the protein is encoded by the coding sequence ATGAATATATTGCAAAATTTTGATTTATTAGTAATTGAAGCACTATACCACATCCATGAGCCGATTTTAGATAAAATTATGATTTTTTTTACAGATTTAGGAAATACAATCTGGGTAGTAATAACCATATGGCTTTTAATAAATAAAAAAACAAGAAAAACAGGCTTAAAAGCAGCAGCAGCACTTATTATATTTCTTCTGATAGTTAATGTTGGTTTAAAACCTTTCTTTCATAGAACAAGACCTTTTAAATATTTAAAAGACATAGTTTTATTAATCCCGGAACCAAGTAGTTTTTCGTTTCCATCGGCACATACAGCATCAGCTTTTACAATGGTTTATATTTTTTATAAAGATATTAAAAAATATTTTCCTGGCGTACTGATTTTAGCTATTTTAATATCACTTTCAAGATTGTATCTAAGCGTACATTTTCCCACCGATGTAATGGCAGGAATTGGGATAGGATTATTTTCAGGATTTTTAGGAAATAGTTTAATTAATAATTTTGAATTTAAAGGAGAAAAGCAATGA
- a CDS encoding RnfABCDGE type electron transport complex subunit D — protein MEVKNSYTPCLRTGDDIKTVMFDVILALTPAILISILVYGLSSFLIILICILSAVLTETIFSKIFFNEISSIKNLSAIVTGILLAFILAPYTPIYVAAFGAAMAIIFGKLIFGGIGKNRLNPAVVGREFMTVFFPLIMSSPAIWSGNSLNISELKIFSFIIDNNLTNYLDKLLINPTGSIGEVSILALIAGGTYLLIKNRISWHIPVALFCTVFLVSSFVKEAEISMGGLMLVGIFMATDTPTSPTYSFGKFYYGMMMGLTMAIFWKFGIQSETLSYSIIVLNIFSKKINKVFRPVVSGYKLNLIKKIFSFLKISILIFLFDLLWILLHKFDIIPYIVFIYILVTTVKLISSKNIK, from the coding sequence ATGGAAGTAAAAAATAGTTATACGCCTTGTTTAAGAACAGGAGATGATATAAAAACTGTAATGTTCGACGTAATTTTAGCTCTTACGCCAGCAATATTAATCTCAATTTTAGTTTATGGATTATCTTCATTTTTAATCATATTAATTTGTATTTTGTCAGCAGTTTTGACAGAAACTATTTTTTCAAAAATTTTTTTTAACGAAATAAGTAGCATAAAAAACTTGTCAGCTATAGTTACAGGGATTTTACTGGCATTCATACTGGCACCATACACTCCAATTTATGTAGCTGCATTTGGTGCTGCAATGGCGATAATCTTTGGAAAATTAATTTTCGGTGGAATCGGAAAAAATAGATTAAATCCTGCTGTTGTAGGAAGAGAGTTTATGACGGTATTTTTCCCACTTATTATGTCCTCACCTGCGATATGGTCTGGAAATTCACTAAATATATCAGAACTAAAAATATTTTCTTTTATAATTGACAACAATCTTACAAATTATCTTGACAAATTGTTAATAAATCCAACAGGTTCAATAGGAGAAGTCTCAATACTGGCACTAATTGCTGGAGGAACTTATCTATTAATAAAAAATAGAATTTCGTGGCACATACCAGTAGCTTTATTTTGCACAGTTTTTCTTGTTTCATCTTTTGTAAAAGAAGCCGAAATTTCAATGGGTGGACTTATGTTAGTAGGAATTTTTATGGCAACAGATACGCCAACAAGTCCAACATATTCTTTTGGAAAATTTTACTATGGAATGATGATGGGACTGACAATGGCTATATTTTGGAAATTTGGTATTCAATCTGAAACACTGTCGTATTCAATAATTGTTTTAAATATTTTTTCAAAAAAGATTAATAAAGTTTTTAGACCTGTAGTTTCCGGTTATAAATTAAATTTGATAAAGAAAATATTTTCATTTTTAAAAATTTCGATATTAATATTCCTCTTTGATTTACTATGGATACTTTTACACAAATTTGACATAATACCTTACATTGTATTTATCTACATTCTTGTAACAACTGTAAAACTTATCTCATCAAAAAATATAAAATAA
- a CDS encoding adenine phosphoribosyltransferase, with amino-acid sequence MDKKEKEFVKNLVRSVNDFPEKGVVFRDITTALKNKEGLQIVIKDFTDRYKNKGIDYVVGADARGFIFASAIAYNIGAGFVPARKPGKLPAEVESVEYSLEYGKNSIEIHKDAFSKGDKILIVDDLLATGGTAKAMVQLVEKLGAKVVELAFMIELSDLKGRELLDGYEVYSQLTY; translated from the coding sequence ATGGATAAAAAAGAAAAAGAATTTGTTAAAAATTTGGTGAGAAGCGTAAATGACTTTCCCGAAAAAGGTGTAGTCTTTAGGGACATTACAACTGCTCTAAAAAATAAAGAAGGACTTCAAATTGTGATAAAAGACTTTACTGACAGATACAAAAATAAAGGAATTGACTATGTTGTAGGAGCCGATGCGAGAGGGTTTATTTTTGCTTCTGCAATTGCTTATAACATTGGTGCGGGGTTTGTTCCAGCAAGAAAACCAGGAAAATTACCCGCTGAAGTTGAAAGTGTGGAATATAGCCTAGAATACGGTAAAAATAGTATAGAAATTCATAAAGATGCTTTTTCAAAAGGTGATAAAATTTTAATAGTGGATGATTTGCTGGCAACTGGTGGAACTGCCAAAGCGATGGTCCAATTAGTAGAAAAATTGGGAGCCAAAGTTGTGGAATTGGCATTTATGATAGAACTTTCCGATTTAAAAGGAAGAGAACTTTTAGACGGATATGAAGTGTATTCTCAGCTAACTTATTAA
- a CDS encoding NUDIX domain-containing protein → MEEMRPRIRVAGILIENDKILLIQHSKNDKKYWLIPGGGNDWGESTKEAVIREYKEETNIDIKVDKFLFFSETISPDKSRHVLNLFYSVHRENKNDEVIKLGDEAVLSDLKFFKKSELENLTIYPNIKENLMKIMDGQKFECYLGNLWND, encoded by the coding sequence ATGGAAGAGATGAGACCTCGTATAAGAGTGGCAGGGATTCTTATTGAAAATGATAAAATCTTGTTAATTCAGCACAGTAAAAATGATAAAAAATATTGGTTAATTCCCGGCGGTGGAAACGATTGGGGTGAGAGTACTAAAGAAGCTGTAATTCGGGAATATAAAGAAGAAACGAATATTGACATAAAAGTCGACAAATTTTTATTTTTTTCCGAAACAATTTCGCCAGATAAAAGTAGACATGTATTAAATTTATTTTACAGCGTTCACAGAGAAAATAAAAACGATGAAGTTATAAAATTAGGTGATGAAGCTGTACTTTCAGATTTAAAATTTTTTAAAAAAAGTGAACTGGAAAATTTGACAATTTATCCAAATATTAAAGAAAATCTTATGAAAATAATGGATGGTCAAAAATTTGAATGTTATTTAGGAAATTTGTGGAATGATTAA
- a CDS encoding hemolysin family protein, which yields MEEKIISIDIVLLVVMLFFTAFLSAAESALLSLKQIHLNNGDNEKNVKEGKLLELWLKNPNELLTTLLFIKTISYSFMIFFGINLIKKFFEKNLYFYLVFFILLVIILVFTEMIPRLVARAKVYEISKVAIIPLNALRILLKPIVLLFIHISRFVMKLLKIEVKEQMFEITEEEILTFVKAGTQSGAIEEGEEEMISSIIGFADMTVKEILTPRRDVFALDSESKLKDVWSKILEQEFTRIPIYTGTIDNIVGTVHIKDLLRYANDKNNENLLLKEFMKEAYYVPITKALVELLEEFKVKQLHMAIVIDEYGGTQGIVTIEDLLEEIVGEIRDEFDKEEESIQKIRERIFDVKGDTLIEEINEKLNLDIPLSEEYDTVSGYIQDKLGKVAEVFDQIKGDGFVMKVIDTDNKRVERVRIVILEKKEEE from the coding sequence TTGGAAGAGAAAATAATATCAATAGATATTGTGTTATTGGTGGTTATGCTGTTTTTCACGGCATTTTTGTCGGCGGCAGAATCGGCTTTACTTTCACTAAAGCAAATCCATTTAAACAATGGAGACAATGAAAAAAATGTAAAAGAGGGAAAACTTTTGGAGCTGTGGTTAAAAAATCCAAATGAGCTTCTGACTACACTTTTGTTTATAAAAACGATTTCATATTCTTTTATGATTTTTTTTGGAATAAATTTGATAAAAAAATTTTTTGAAAAAAATTTATATTTTTATTTAGTATTTTTTATTCTTTTAGTAATAATTTTAGTATTTACGGAAATGATTCCAAGACTAGTCGCAAGAGCGAAAGTGTATGAGATTTCAAAAGTTGCGATAATTCCGTTAAATGCGTTAAGAATTTTACTAAAACCGATTGTTTTACTTTTTATTCACATTTCACGATTTGTTATGAAATTATTAAAAATAGAAGTAAAAGAACAGATGTTTGAAATAACGGAAGAAGAAATTTTGACATTTGTAAAAGCGGGGACGCAAAGTGGAGCGATAGAAGAAGGCGAAGAAGAAATGATTTCAAGTATAATAGGCTTTGCCGATATGACAGTAAAAGAGATTTTAACGCCTAGAAGGGATGTTTTTGCGCTGGATTCTGAAAGTAAATTAAAAGATGTCTGGAGTAAAATATTGGAGCAGGAATTTACACGAATTCCAATTTATACGGGAACAATTGACAATATCGTAGGAACAGTTCATATAAAAGATTTACTTCGCTATGCCAATGACAAAAATAATGAAAATCTTTTGTTAAAAGAATTTATGAAAGAAGCATATTATGTACCGATTACAAAAGCACTGGTAGAACTTTTAGAAGAATTTAAAGTAAAACAGTTGCATATGGCAATTGTAATTGATGAATACGGTGGGACGCAAGGAATTGTAACGATTGAAGATTTATTGGAAGAAATCGTTGGAGAAATTAGAGATGAGTTTGATAAGGAAGAAGAGAGTATCCAAAAAATTCGGGAAAGAATATTTGATGTAAAAGGTGATACGCTTATTGAAGAAATAAATGAAAAACTCAACTTAGATATTCCGTTATCTGAGGAATACGATACGGTATCAGGCTATATTCAAGATAAGTTGGGAAAAGTAGCGGAAGTCTTTGATCAAATTAAAGGCGATGGATTTGTTATGAAAGTCATAGATACAGATAATAAAAGAGTGGAAAGAGTTCGGATTGTTATTTTAGAAAAAAAAGAAGAAGAATAG
- the accB gene encoding acetyl-CoA carboxylase biotin carboxyl carrier protein, translating into MKEKIKFIKELAQSMNENKIETVKYEENNFEIMLSKKKKEKNVVVSAGAVPQNVVSNAIPTQEKTVEVQESKPASEENQEIEGNKIISPMVGTFYSAPSPNMPPFVKEGVKVEKGQTLCIVEAMKLMNEVKSTVSGTVKKILVKDGDAIKKGQTLMIIG; encoded by the coding sequence ATGAAAGAAAAAATTAAATTTATTAAAGAACTGGCACAGAGTATGAATGAAAATAAAATTGAAACAGTAAAATATGAAGAAAATAATTTTGAAATTATGCTAAGCAAAAAGAAAAAAGAAAAAAATGTTGTAGTTAGTGCGGGAGCAGTTCCGCAAAATGTAGTTTCAAATGCAATACCAACACAGGAAAAAACTGTGGAAGTGCAAGAGTCAAAACCAGCAAGTGAAGAAAACCAGGAAATTGAGGGAAATAAAATTATTTCACCAATGGTTGGGACTTTTTATTCAGCACCATCGCCAAATATGCCTCCGTTTGTAAAAGAAGGAGTAAAAGTTGAAAAAGGACAGACACTTTGTATCGTTGAGGCAATGAAACTTATGAATGAAGTAAAATCAACAGTTTCAGGAACAGTAAAAAAAATATTGGTAAAAGACGGGGATGCAATAAAAAAAGGACAAACTTTGATGATAATTGGATAA